A window of the Cryptococcus neoformans var. neoformans B-3501A chromosome 9, whole genome shotgun sequence genome harbors these coding sequences:
- a CDS encoding hypothetical protein (HMMPfam hit to SNARE, SNARE domain, score: 69.6, E(): 8.4e-18; HMMPfam hit to Syntaxin, Syntaxin, score: 43.9, E(): 4.5e-10) produces MSNYNPLSPADEPITRSRTLFFLSIRDSNPFSRARPSREYGHQISLDDDGDGEGEGERLIGGREGWKEVGMKGLPPKWVDLSEEVEEILGRTRNKIAVLDKLHAKHVLPGFTDRSGEEREIEKQTIDITRDFRRCTSLISSITPERGAPRVQVLTTKNVQRGLAQKVQEMSGQFRKKQKVYMSKLQGHQIKNKDLMVASGAITLKGTEVLDELQEDEQASQNQLSQTQQAQSAVNIDIQRRSREITQIASSISELAELFRDLGQMVVEQGTVLDSVEWNVMEAAKEVKGGEEELVVARRYQANTARRKCIFFLLLCIFALILILIYKPRSHSSPSSPASSSSLLSSNSTATSSSWGKSTARVRPSHAKGSGKGGIVLPSSTGSTGKGKGRPSLPRPPPLASTTGRHGSS; encoded by the exons ATGTCCAACTACAATCCTCTCTCACCAGCTGACGAACCGATCACCCGCTCTCGAacgctcttcttcctctccatccgcGACTCCAACCCATTCTCCCGCGCCCGACCTAGTAGAGAATACGGTCATCAAATCAgccttgatgatgatggtgatggtgagggtgagggagagagaCTAATaggtgggagagaagggtggaaagaAGTTGGAATGAAAGGGTTACCGCCAAAATGGGTAGATCTgagcgaggaggtggaggagattCTGGGACGGACAAGGAACAAGA TCGCTGTTTTAGATAAGCTACATGCGAAACATGTCTTACCTGGCTTCACAGATCGGTCAGGCGAAGAACGTGAGATTGAGAAACAGACGATTGATATCACTCGT GATTTCAGACGCTGTACATCTCTGATAAGCAGTATCACCCCAGAACGCGGCGCGCCTCGTGTGCAAGTATTAACCACGAAGAATGTCCAGCGTGGTTTGGCGCAAAAGGTGCAAGAAATGTCGGGACAGTTTAGAAAGAAGCAAAAAGTTTACATGTCCA AATTACAAGGACATCAGATTAAGAACAAGGACTTAATGGTTGCTAGCGGGGCGATCACATTAAAGGGTACAGAAGTACTTGATGAATTACAGGAAGACGAACAAGCC TCTCAAAACCAGCTCTCCCAAACGCAGCAAGCACAGTCTGCAGTAAACATTGACATCCAGCGACGATCTCGTGAGATTACCCAGATCgcatcttccatttctgaACTAGCTGAGCTCTTTCGGGATCTGGGTCAGATGGTTGTTGAGCAAGGGACAGTGTTGGATAGTGTAGAGTGGAATGTGATGGAAGCGGCAAAGGAGGTgaaaggtggagaggaggagctggtTGTCGCCAGACG CTACCAAGCCAATACGGCTCGGCGAAAATgtatcttcttcctcctcctctgcaTATTCGCCCTCATCCTTATTCTCATCTACAAACCTCGCTCAcattcttccccttcttcccccgcttcgtcctcatccttgttATCATCAAATTCTACAGCTACATCGTCGTCTTGGGGGAAGTCAACGGCTCGTGTGAGGCCTTCGCATGCGAAAGGGAGTGGGAAAGGTGGGATTGTGTTGCCGAGCAGTACAGGCTCAactggaaaaggaaagggacgACCGAGTCTTCCGAGACCTCCGCCTTTAGCGAGTACAACGGGTCGGCATGGGTCTTCATGA
- a CDS encoding hypothetical protein (HMMPfam hit to RRM_1, RNA recognition motif. (a.k.a. RRM, RBD, or RNP domain), score: 68.8, E(): 1.4e-17), producing the protein MAQSTRSTSKSPDSVVHDTFPVRESRVAPTISTGNYNSNYPSTPGLGISRTDASVDNNEGPEVVINTIFNSDSEVETHSEPSAPKYEVRLFGLSQADTILTLSSSDVGSFDQLLCCPYSANLQWAQVWVPSEADVARCLGLKACLAPSGITLVRAPSTNFAQAQGISTVTTPELKTANASFELKTPSTPLLAPPAPFSSAYNTDCASSNPLFALDSSSIQNMGSAPISTSTTGFNIASLSDSFSSLNLGMNLRDNSGLGYRHVDPQGPLPRNLYVMGLPLDMTQIQFKTLFTPFGMVEHSTLLSQLDGMGRRRGFVLMSTHQEAVETMRAMNGTWHGGFKMDVSWALVQREAKHFGSSKDIMPNRVVHPPTVSIRRESVEECTVVVENLDSAYFPDSASIRDIFNHFGPVSRVNIISSNPFKILIQFDHAVSATALVAADGLNLGGRPLVARRYVGAINTLVPTLNSATAGLPQLASMTMPIARTAFDPFGQQQPSQYQTQSHAQHSLSFPLQDRTSPLSRMTVRKGNEPLGFGHCFSYLQSLPQFEVHQSNPPQSLARSTLSFQARPQSQPVSNQQFQQLRQSDVMQTQNWQQFSPFTTFMEPTRGMDTNHRFGLDAKPTGNSLIANNNSNGRGNDRLASLESKPFGTNTLKPDLFVPLPWHPVGDNKRHINEALKETNDSTTLQNVPLGLNKTAAKTGLGTRDENKAPMTNAIGSMAPVGSTADLEFGGLGVRGMRDRWQVSPDWW; encoded by the exons ATGGCCCAATCTACACGTTCCACATCCAAGTCACCCGACTCTGTAGTTCATGACACTTTTCCCGTTCGCGAGTCAAGAGTTGCGCCTACTATCAGTACAGGCAATTATAATAGTAATTACCCGAGTACGCCCGGACTCGGAATCTCACGCACCGATGCCAGTGTAGACAATAATGAAGGACCAGAAGTTGTGATAAACACAATCTTCAACTCAGATTCCGAGGTTGAGACTCATTCTGAACCTTCAGCTCCCAAGTATGAAGTAAGACTCTTTGGACTAAGTCAAGCTG ACACAATATTGACATTGAGCTCTAGTGACGTCGGATCATTTGATCAACTTCTTTGCTGCCCATA CTCTGCCAATCTACAATGGGCTCAGGTATGGGTTCCGTCGGAGGCGGATGTTGCGAGGTGTCTGGGGTTGAAGGCATGTTTGGCACCCAGTGGGAT CACTCTTGTGAGAGCACCATCAACCAATTTCGCACAAGCTCAAGGCATTTCGACTGTCACCACACCTGAACTTAAGACTGCTAATGCTTCTTTCGAGCTTAAGACACCTAGTACACCTCTTTTGGCACCACCTGCTCCCTTTAGCTCAGCTTACAATACTGATTGcgcttcttccaatccTCTGTTTGCGCTCGATTCTTCCTCTATTCAGAACATGGGCTCTGCACCCATTTCTACCTCGACAACGGGCTTCAACATTGCTAGTCTCAGCGATAGCTTTTCCAGTCTCAATCTGGGTATGAATCTACGGGACAATTCTGGTCTGGGTTATAGGCATGTTGATCCTCAGGGGCCCTTGCCGAGGAATCTGTATGTGATGGGTTTACCTTTGGATATGACCCA GATCCAGTTCAAAACCTTATTCACACCGTTCGGCATGGTCGAGCACTCGACCTTGCTTTCTCAACTGGATGGAATGGGACGTAGACG AGGTTTTGTCCTTATGTCAACTCATCAAGAGGCGGTGGAAACTATGCGCGCCATGAATGGCACCTGGCATGGTGGATTCAAGATGGATGTTTCTTGGGCTCTTGTCCAGCGTGAAGCCAAACATTTCGGATCTAGCA AAGATATTATGCCGAACCGAGTTGTTCATCCCCCTACGGTATCTATCCGACGCGAATCCGTGGAAGAATGTACTGTCGTCGTTGAAAACCTG GACTCTGCCTACTTCCCCGACTCTGCAAGCATCCGCGATATCTTCAATCACTTTGGCCCTGTGTCCCGTGTCAATATTATCTCTTCCAATCCATTTAAAATTCTGATTCAATTCGATCATGCAGTATCCGCTACTGCTCTAGTTGCTGCCGATGGCCTTAACCTTGGCGGCCGCCCGCTCGTGGCTCGTCGATATGTGGGGGCAATCAACACGCTTGTTCCTACTCTCAACTCGGCCACAGCTGGATTGCCCCAATTGGCGTCTATGACAATGCCCATCGCGAGGACTGCATTTGATCCTTTCggccagcagcagcccTCTCAGTATCAGACTCAGTCTCATGCTCAGCATTCCCTTTCATTCCCATTGCAGGATCGCACATCGCCTCTCTCGAGAATGACAGTCAGAAAGGGCAACGAGCCATTGGGCTTTGGACATTGTTTCTCTTATCTGCAATCATTGCCTCAATTTGAAGTTCATCAATCCAATCCTCCTCAATCTTTGGCCCGATCTACGCTGTCTTTCCAGGCTCGGCCCCAGTCTCAGCCTGTCTCGAATCAGCAATTCCAACAGCTGCGACAGTCTGACGTAATGCAGACACAAAATTGGCAACAGTTTAGTCCTTTTACCACGTTTATGGAGCCTACCCGAGGAATGGATACTAATCATCGATTTGGTTTGGATGCGAAACCGACAGGAAACAGTCTCATCGCCAATAACAACAGCAACGGCAGAGGGAATGATAGATTGGCCTCCTTGGAATCGAAGCCTTTCGGCACCAATACTCTGAAACCTGATCTTTTTGTGCCTCTCCCTTGGCACCCTGTTGGAGATAATAAAAGGCATATCAATGAGGCCCTCAAGGAGACGAACGATTCGACTACTTTGCAGAATGTGCCGCTAGGACTGAATAAGACGGCTGCGAAGACTGGCCTTGGTACTCGGGATGAGAACAAGGCACCTATGACTAATGCGATTGGATCAATGGCACCGGTGGGCAGCACAGCGGATTTGGAGTTTGGGGGGCTGGGTGTGAGAGGGATGCGCGATCGGTGGCAGGTTTCCCCTGATTGGTGGTAA
- a CDS encoding hypothetical protein (HMMPfam hit to OMPdecase, Orotidine 5'-phosphate decarboxylase / HUMPS family, score: 258.9, E(): 8.4e-75): MPHPTTLKTYASRIPLHTNPTARRILSIMDRKRTNLCVSVDVTKAAEVLEVVRRVGASVCMVKTHCDIIEDFTLEFADELVKLSKQLDFVIFEDRKFADIGNTVSLQYSSGTHKIASWSDLTNAHSVPGPGIITGLASIGLPLGRALLLLANMSSKGALATGEYTKQTMRMAREAGREFVVGFIAQERVDAGEDGDWLIMSPGVGLAASGDKLGQQYRTPKEVVRDAGADVIIVGRGIYGVQGGEEAVKAEAERYREEGWKAYEERLRGSG; the protein is encoded by the exons atgcCGCACCCGACCACGCTCAAGACGTACGCCTCCCGCATTCCCTTGCATACCAACCCGACCGCGCGGCGGATCCTGAGCATCATGGACCGCAAACGCACGAACCTGTGTGTGAGCGTGGACGTGACCAAGGCGGCCGAGGTTCTGGAGGTTGTCAGAAGGGTCGGCGCGAGTGTCTGTATGGTCAAG ACGCACTGCGATATTATTGAAGACTTTACTCTCGAGTTTGCAGATGAGCTTGTCAAGCTTTCAAAGCAGCTTGATTTTGTGATTTTCGAAGATCGCAAGTTTGCGGATATCG GCAACACGGTCTCCCTGCAGTACTCTTCCGGGACGCACAAGATTGCTTCGTGGTCAGACTTGACCAATGCGCACTCCGTCCCCGGCCCTGGTATCATCACCGGCCTCGCGTCTATCGGTCTCCCCCTCGGACGTGCGCTTTTGCTGCTCGCCAACATGTCTTCCAAAGGCGCGCTCGCGACTGGGGAATACACGAAACAGACGATGCGAATGGCGCGCGAAGCCGGGCGGGAGTTTGTCGTCGGGTTTATCGCGCAAGAGCGGGTAGACGCGGGAGAAGACGGGGACTGGCTGATCATGTCCCCCGGGGTGGGGCTGGCCGCCAGCGGGGATAAGCTGGGGCAGCAGTACAGGACGCCGAAAGAGGTGGTGCGCGATGCCGGGGCGGACGTGATCATCGTCGGACGAGGGATCTATGGGGTGCAGGGCGGGGAAGAGGCGGTCAaggcggaggcggagaggtacagggaggaagggtggaAGGCGTACGAGGAGAGGCTGAGGGGGAGTGGATAG